In Drosophila yakuba strain Tai18E2 chromosome 2R, Prin_Dyak_Tai18E2_2.1, whole genome shotgun sequence, a single genomic region encodes these proteins:
- the LOC6530914 gene encoding uncharacterized protein LOC6530914, which translates to MLLISLMLMAFGLAQTLPIEEAETPTSAEVPDAGQVVFDQRQTGKFNIHVSIKDVAIIEVGKNGLAEETYNDEEDYYYDDSALTVKPIRLTTGSSSSTTTTSTTLATLPESTVSTVATTTEATQTNVNLSSNPLTDIATSSTQKPKSRLNNLMIVETPIGGLPKPLHHQLHARSKNMPIISAGAATASITPPTLRGSIEYTPTKGHNSPIYKVKVQRSSMPATKKPARCRNHVMGKCIDSISAKLFDLVVGMNFPFLAAANAAEKAEKVMT; encoded by the exons ATGCTGCTGATATCACTTATGCTGATGgcttttggcctggcccaAACGCTGCCCATCGAGGAGGCCGAAACGCCGACAAGCGCCGAGGTGCCCGATGCAGGGCAAGTGGTTTTCGATCAGCGACAGACGGGCAAATTCAACATTCATGTTAGCATCAAGGATGTGGCCATCATCGAGGTGGGCAAGAATGGACTGGCCGAG GAGACGTATAACGATGAAGAGGATTACTACTACGATGACAGTGCGTTGACCGTCAAACCGATCAGGCTAACCACAGGCTCCAGtagcagcaccaccacaacGAGCACCACATTGGCCACACTGCCAGAGAGTACTGTATCGACagtggccaccaccaccgaagcCACCCAGACGAATGTCAACTTGAGCTCAAATCCACTGACTGACATTGCAACAAGTAGTACACAGAAGCCCAAGAGCAGGCTGAACAATCTGATGATTGTGGAGACGCCAATCGGTGGACTACCCAAGCCGCTGCACCACCAACTTCATGCTCGTTCCAAGAATATGCCCATTATTTCCGCCGGGGCAGCAACTGCATCCATTACGCCACCCACTTTGCGCGGGAGCATTGAGTACACGCCGACCAAAGGTCACAACTCGCCCATTTACAAGGTCAAAGTTCAACGATCTTCGATGCCGGCAACCAAGAAACCCGCGCGCTGCCGAAATCATGTGATGGGCAAGTGCATCGACTCGATCTC CGCCAAGCTGTTCGACCTTGTGGTGGGgatgaattttccatttttggcAGCCGCAAATGCCGCCGAAAAAGCTGAGAAAGTGATGACTTAA